CGAGAAGACCGACAAGCGTGGCATCTACGCCAAGGCCCGCCGTGGCGAGATCAAGGGCTTCACTGGTGTTGATGATCCTTATGAGGCTCCTGCCAACGCCGATCTCACTGTTGATGTCTCCAAGCAGAGCGTCCGCAGCATTGTCCACGAGATCATCCTCATGCTCGAGAGCGAGGGCTACTTTGACCGCAACTAGATTAGCGTAGGCGCTTGGGAAAATATTGGATTTTATTTTGCGTGATACAGGTCGGATTTCGGAACCCTGGGTGGTTTTAGAGGATCTATTGCTCTATAGAGAGATTTGGAAATAATACTTGATTCCCCAATACAACTTCGGAGATTGTATATCGAAAATTCTTTCTTTCGTAAAGCCTTTGTAATGTGTCTCCTGAGGCGTAGTTAATATCCTGGTAATACTGTCAACTGGTGGGTTCAGACGGACCGACCTGCAAACCACGCAAACACCACCTGCACCTGACTTGGGTTGTTCTTCCGCCGACGACATCGTGACCCGTTTCTagcaccagcagctctgCGACAAGCATCACAGAATGCTACCCCAGCGCGTTCCAATGCCTCGAATACCGGGGTCTGGTCGCTTGCTGCGACCTCCCATTCTACGCAGCGCCCGCTATCCCTCTCGTCCCTTCACGCAACAATCTCGTCGACAAGTCATCTCCCCGCCTCTGGGTCGGCCACAGCTACCTTTCCTCACATCCCCAGCAGGCAGTCGACCTCTTCCGCCCTTATCCTTGCATCTCCGACAACATTTTGCGCGACTAGTATCGACCGAGAGCCGTGACTACTATAGGCGACGCATTTCCAATGGACTCAAAATCGGTCTTTCATTTTACGCCATGCTGGTGTTGTTCCAAGTGATCAAATTGGGCGTATACCAGGAGGACATCGAACACAAATGGCCAACTCCGCCGGAATGGTCTTGGAAGAGTCGGTGGTGCTTGCGCTCGGCACAGGCACTGCAGCACCCTGAGCAGATCGGCAAGCTCATGACCAATTGGCCCATGGTTGCGGGATACCTAAAAGATCTGCTGGAGCGACTGGAGGATCCGGAAGGCGAAGGAAAGGGCATTAtggagcaagaagatggaggattTCTGGTCGAAGGTGTTGGGAAAATGGGATACGATGTTTCTGCGAAGAGTGAGCCGTGGAGGAGGGGCTACTTCCAGGCTCTGATGGGAGCTGCAAAGGCCGCGGAGAGTCTGGAGGGCTGGCTGACCGATCGCAAACAGCGTATCTCTGCTCCTGCCGAGTATGTTGTTGGCCCCTCAAACCCTCGTCCAAGGCCGATGCCCGCTGGACAGCAAGCTCCTTTAGAGGAGAACTGCGAGGCTGCTTCTCCTAGTCCGGAGAGCTTCTACATGAAGATCCTGACGACGCGGGGCTTCGACACAAGACAAAAGGTGGAGGCAGCGCTTTCATATGCGGACTGGCTCGATTACAAAGGATTGAAGAGTACTTCGCGCGATATGTACAGCTGGGCTATGGATATCGCGGCCGCCGGATCGTCCGTGGATGCCACAAAAGTCGTAGATGTGAAGACAGGCGTCTTGAAGAACGACGGCAAGTTGTTGCCATCGGAGAACATCATCCGTGTGTCCACGGCCCTCGCCGTTCACCACGCCAAACAGGGTGACCTGCCTAATGCGCTATCCATCTTTACCTCCGTGCTGAAGGCCCGTCGGTCCCTTCCCGCCGCTTCATCCAACTCGGCTCTTCCGTTCTTCCCCTCTCGCGCACCCTCGGGCAATGACCCCTTCCGCGCTCTGTTCAACTCTCTCAAAACCGTCCTCGTCCCCGTGGAATACCCGCCTCCTCTACCGTCAGGTGACGAACCACCTCAACGAACCCCCACTTCCGTCTGCGACGAAGCCGGCCTCATGACCTACATCGGTGAGATCATCtacgcctcctcctccaaggaAGGTGGCCTAGCATGGACCCGCGACGCCGTAGACTTGGCCGAGGCTACTATCTTCGAGCTCGGCACTTCCGAGGAACTCCGCGAGCCTCGCGACCGCTGCGCAGACTGTCTGCGCGTCGGCATCGGGAACTGGAAGACCATGGTCTCCCAGCTGATCAAGCAAGCCGAAAAGGATGAGCAAGAGACcatcgagaaggccaagaaggctTGGTATGGAGGCCAGAAGCAGATCGAGGCCAAGACTCtcgagaggaagagatgggaagCCGAACGCTTGATCCTCGATGACCGGACGAGAAGACTCCGCGACTTTGTGGACGATGATACGGCCTTGAAGGGAATTGCGCCCAATAGCTCGCTTTTCACTTAGGCGTAGTGTCTGGTAAATCTTCCTGGTTTGTCTGGCGTCATTTTGTCGAATCAATGCATGGAATCGAGGAGTTAAGGCGAGGacatctatcatctatctatctattatcATGAATAAGCGCTATGGGTTGTCAGGGATAGGGtaatttctcttctctgtgTAAAATTACAAGTTTCTCCAAAATTGTACTTTGAAATACCAAAACCGAGTTATTATATTCTCAATCCTGTATACTTCAAAATCTCCACCCAAGATCCAAGATCACATACCTAGGACCCTACATACACCCCCTCGACCCATCTCGATAACCTACTACCGTTTTAACATCCCCCTTGACCATTATCTCACCTTGATAAACCCATTGAAAGAACAAACTATCACAACAACAGGTTGTGTAGTGTAATGGTTATCACTCTGGATTCTGATTCCAGCAATCCCGGTTCGATCCCGGGCACGACCTTTTTTGCTTTCCTCACatatctatctctctaaCTACCTCTCCACTATGCGAGTCACATGTATTTTGTCTATCGATTGTGCTTTGATTCTGATTTTAAgtttgatttttatttttcgtTGTTcgtttgtttctttccggttggatgatggtgtccaGAGTCATATTTATTCGCGTTTACTCGTAGATATGTAGTATCAAGGGATTATCGAAGGTGAtgcaactactactactgtccTGGGGTGGTACTTCAGACCATACTGGTACTATTGAAATTGTGTCAGTTAAATATGTTGACTGAGTGTGCTTGGAAAAGGTATACATGGGTTACTAATGGCTTGGGGCTTGGTATGGAGTAGATAGAGATGGTAGAGATTTATATAATGGGAACTATCACTATTATGATATCTAGTAGTATCGGCcagactactagtattatggCAAGCTAATCACCATGGATCTAACTGCACAGTACTAGTAATCCGGAACTGGGCTTTTTCCTAAGGCCATTCTATTTGTCGCTCAAATTGAGAGTGAATCAAAACATACTATAATCCCATTTACACTTACAAGGCTATTCTTATTACTGGTATAAATGATGCCGCAAAATGCCAATTCGAGATTCGGGAATATGtactagattaaattaaaaatacaACTGCAGCCTCCTGGTAGAAAGAACATGGTACTTTAGTCACCACCGACAACACTTCCACTGGGTAATGTGATCTCAAAGTCGTCAAAGTTTAAAGTGTAATTGCCGATCACACCGGAGGGAGTGAGGTCAACGGTGAATTTGTGGCTCTTGGCGTCCGAGTAGTCATCGGACAGGTAATCTTGGATGTTGCTTTCTGAGAACTCCGCCGCGGAGAGGGTGCCTGTTTCCTCTAGGATGTAGAGGACAGCGACACGGGCGAAGTCAAGGACTTCTGTTGTGACGGTTGTTgagttggaggatgaagaagtagtTGTAGTCGTACTCGAACTAGAGGTGGAAGTTTGCGTGGCTGAGGACTCGTGGTTTGTCTTGGTTGCGGTCGCGGTTGCAGTTGCGGTTCCAGTGCTGCTTGGTGGATCGTCATCGAAGACGATACCGTGCGCTGTAGCGACAGAGTCGCGGGCTGCAAGAGCTTGCATGGGAGTACGTTCTGACAAAGCTGAGCTGGGAGAGCGCTCGACTTTGGCGAGCAGGTGACTGGAGATTGAGGGCTCCTCGAGGGACGAGTCAGACAGAGCACGGCGggctttgctgctgcttgttgaTACGCTGGAGAACGAAACAAGGGTGTTTTCCGTCGTGCAGGACACATTGTTCTGGCTGAATAGGGCCATGATCGTCACAGCATCAAGAGGGATGCTGTAGTTTTGCTGCGCGTACTCAAACAGGCGAGGAAGCTCGCTGCCCATGGTGGCGTTCTTATCATCGACTTCAGTGGTGACACAGCTGGCATCGCCAGAAATTGTACAGCGAGATCCGGTATAGCCATTTGCACACACGCAGGAGCAAATACTACCGCTTGAGACACTGACGCCGCCATTTTCACATGGGTTAGTTGTTGCGCAGCTCGTACCACTCGACTTATGGCGCACCACGAGCAGACCAacggggatgaggatggcagCCAAgatgacaatgatgataACGACGCAAATAAGGGCAAACAGCCACGGAGGTAGTCCGCAGCATCGGCGTGGTTGTTTCGGTGCGGCTTTTTCTTGATCACCATCTGCTCGTGGTGATTCGTTGGAGTGAATTTGATGCAGCGTGGACCtcctgaagaagaaaggccAAGACGAGTGACCTCCCTCAGGAGTTGCAGCCGGCGGGGGGAACGACGCCAAGATGCTCTTAATTGATCCTGACTTGCGTTTGGCGTCATCTATAAACACTGGTTAGCCTTTGTCTGACAAATGGCACTCATGGCCAAACTTACATTGGAGCCTGgaaccacctccgccattcAATAGATCATTTCGACTCGCAGTCCGGCCATGCTCTAGATTCGATGCAAGTCTTGTCGCCCGTCGAATGAGGTCAGGCAAACTCGTAAGGCTCCCTCGAGCCTCTGCGTCACGAACAGCACTCATGTTGAGACGCGGAGGCCGGCGGCCACCTGGGCGTTTGTCGCTCATTGTTGGCGCAGCCCTGGGAAGAGCtccgatctccttctccaaaccCCCATTGTCAACGTACGGACGAGCTAAGGCAGGATGTTGAGTGCTGACATCCAAGACGATGGGTGCTTTTTCCAGGTTGAAGTGCGCAGACCCTGTTGAGCTGGACGAAACAGAATCTCTCCGATCGGGCCCTATAGAAATTTCTTTCAGGATAAACTCCGTGCCCGTAGTCCCGGACGTAGTCGGTCTAGCAGATACTGGGGTCCTCTCTGAGGGCGGTACTGGCGAGCTAGCATTGGATTTTTGAATCGTGCGTAAGGAAGGTTTTCCTCTGGTCCCGACGCTGGCTTGCCTGAGGAGCGTAGCCGTAGCTACTCCGGCTTGGTGAGTAGAATGTCTAGAGGCATCATCGTCGGATTCGCCGTCCAGATACGTGCCCAAGATTTCCGATTCTGCTTGTCCTGAATACCAGCTAGGTGGATATGGCTGGGCAGAGCCGTAGTGATCTTGCGAAATGGTTGGGCTATCCGGTAATTCCTCCGGAATAGGCGAAACAGACGAGGCGCGCTGTCGTGCCGCAGGCACTGGAGGAGCAAGGCTAGCGGTCTTCTTTGGCGCGCCCCCGGGCGCAACACGCTGCTGTGGGGGAAGCGGATGAGGAACTGAGGGAAGTTCAGTGATCGACGAGACGGTGGAAATACCTGACTGTCGAAAGAGGTCGTCTGTGGCGACGGAAACGCGAGGTGTTGAACCTGCAACACTGTCTGGGCTAGGCGGCCGAGGAATGGGGATTCTGATGGCAGGACGCGGGCCTGGCGGGATGGGGAACGGCTGCGAAAAGGAGGGAACTGGACGTTTGATGTTCAACGGGCTAGGGGCTGGTGGGACATCGGACATGCTTCTCTCCGAGTAAACCGAAGGGGACGGGCAATCCGGACGGGGTGGGCGCACAGGCGGAGGCCCTTTTGGAACGACCAAGGTTGCGTGAGGGTTGGCCAGATTCGGCGGCAGAGGGGCGTTGTCGGGCAGAGGCCATTGTGTCATATGGGCTGGA
The window above is part of the Aspergillus luchuensis IFO 4308 DNA, chromosome 8, nearly complete sequence genome. Proteins encoded here:
- a CDS encoding uncharacterized protein (COG:S;~EggNog:ENOG410PNCU;~InterPro:IPR000742;~TransMembrane:1 (o535-561i)) → MAPQAESAGSGPQPDGDVARKGSVKRAREMLQAGKRPERAPEEPAPSFRINPAHMTQWPLPDNAPLPPNLANPHATLVVPKGPPPVRPPRPDCPSPSVYSERSMSDVPPAPSPLNIKRPVPSFSQPFPIPPGPRPAIRIPIPRPPSPDSVAGSTPRVSVATDDLFRQSGISTVSSITELPSVPHPLPPQQRVAPGGAPKKTASLAPPVPAARQRASSVSPIPEELPDSPTISQDHYGSAQPYPPSWYSGQAESEILGTYLDGESDDDASRHSTHQAGVATATLLRQASVGTRGKPSLRTIQKSNASSPVPPSERTPVSARPTTSGTTGTEFILKEISIGPDRRDSVSSSSTGSAHFNLEKAPIVLDVSTQHPALARPYVDNGGLEKEIGALPRAAPTMSDKRPGGRRPPRLNMSAVRDAEARGSLTSLPDLIRRATRLASNLEHGRTASRNDLLNGGGGSRLQYDAKRKSGSIKSILASFPPPAATPEGGHSSWPFFFRRSTLHQIHSNESPRADGDQEKAAPKQPRRCCGLPPWLFALICVVIIIVILAAILIPVGLLVVRHKSSGTSCATTNPCENGGVSVSSGSICSCVCANGYTGSRCTISGDASCVTTEVDDKNATMGSELPRLFEYAQQNYSIPLDAVTIMALFSQNNVSCTTENTLVSFSSVSTSSSKARRALSDSSLEEPSISSHLLAKVERSPSSALSERTPMQALAARDSVATAHGIVFDDDPPSSTGTATATATATKTNHESSATQTSTSSSSTTTTTSSSSNSTTVTTEVLDFARVAVLYILEETGTLSAAEFSESNIQDYLSDDYSDAKSHKFTVDLTPSGVIGNYTLNFDDFEITLPSGSVVGGD
- a CDS encoding uncharacterized protein (COG:S;~EggNog:ENOG410PI2K;~TransMembrane:1 (i96-115o)) is translated as MLPQRVPMPRIPGSGRLLRPPILRSARYPSRPFTQQSRRQVISPPLGRPQLPFLTSPAGSRPLPPLSLHLRQHFARLVSTESRDYYRRRISNGLKIGLSFYAMLVLFQVIKLGVYQEDIEHKWPTPPEWSWKSRWCLRSAQALQHPEQIGKLMTNWPMVAGYLKDLLERLEDPEGEGKGIMEQEDGGFLVEGVGKMGYDVSAKSEPWRRGYFQALMGAAKAAESLEGWLTDRKQRISAPAEYVVGPSNPRPRPMPAGQQAPLEENCEAASPSPESFYMKILTTRGFDTRQKVEAALSYADWLDYKGLKSTSRDMYSWAMDIAAAGSSVDATKVVDVKTGVLKNDGKLLPSENIIRVSTALAVHHAKQGDLPNALSIFTSVLKARRSLPAASSNSALPFFPSRAPSGNDPFRALFNSLKTVLVPVEYPPPLPSGDEPPQRTPTSVCDEAGLMTYIGEIIYASSSKEGGLAWTRDAVDLAEATIFELGTSEELREPRDRCADCLRVGIGNWKTMVSQLIKQAEKDEQETIEKAKKAWYGGQKQIEAKTLERKRWEAERLILDDRTRRLRDFVDDDTALKGIAPNSSLFT